The Pseudomonas sp. LFM046 region CATTTGGCATTTTTCGTTTTGCATCCCACTCAAAATTTGTCCAATTTGAACTTTGCTCGGAGCATGCGCCATTAGAGCCTCCAGATGACGGTCGCTGCAAGGGCGACGACGGCGATCAGGTTGGGGACGGACCATTTCCTCCGACGAACTCTACGGTCGAGTTCGGGCAGAACGCCTCCAGGAGCCGCAGCCTCGTTTATGCTCGCTGGCATGGCGTAGCCGCCTCCCACATCACCCATCGAGCACATCCGCGCGGGTCAGGAAGGCGCCGTCACGGCCAACGGAGGAGGACCGAAGTGCTCTGCTGGGGCGCAAGAACGGCAGCATTACCAGTCATTACTCCGCAGCAGAGCTGGGAAAACTGTTCGATGAAGCCAATAAGATTTCGGCTACCTGAATCGCCCCTTGTTTCGTGGACACCTCCAAGCCTCTTGGCCGAGCACGCACAAATACTTCTGGGCTCGAATCACTCCACTGAGCAGCTTGACCACAGCAAGTGACGAAAAATCCAACTACGCCATAGTAGGTTGCCATCCTGAAACCCGCAGGCTAGAGTGCGCCCGTCGTGGTAAATCCCACGACCGGGCGTGACAACCCGAACTCAACCAGGGGCGTGGTAGCGCGTAGTTGCGCGACTGGTACACAAGTACCGTGTTGCTGCATTTCTATGGCTGACCGCGCGGGGCGGGCTTTTGCCCGGCCGGTTGCCTTGGTTACCGGATTGTCACCCCCGCGCGGTCCGCCACCCATCACCGCGTGACAACGGCGGGTGTCGGCTCCTTAATCCAACCAAGGAGCATAAGGAAAATGCGCTACCTCCTTTTTACCCAAGAGCTCCGCCTTGGGATTTTGGTCTTGTTCACCTCTGTTCCGGAGGTGCGCCATGGCTGAGTTCGAAACCAGCGTTATCCCCTTTCCACGGCGGCCGAGTCCGCTGCATGAATCCGAGCGCTCTCCCCTTCCTGTAGAGGCTGCCGCTGAACTGCGTGCAACCATGCTCGGCAACTTGCTGGATCAAATGGCCGGGCCGGATGGGCTTCAGCCGGAGAATCTGCGGTTACGAGTTGCGGCCTACTCGGCCCAGGATCTGCTCGACGAGATGGTCGTGCTGTTCCGTCGTGCGCTTTCCGAAGCGCGAGGAGGTGCAAGGTGAATGAAGGCGTCATGACTTGCCTCCCTCCGCACGATGGCCATCCAGGCATGGAGATCATCTGGGCCGCGGACTGCCGGCAGGCATTCAATCAAGGCGTGGGACTGGCCCAGACCTGGCTCGACAACGCTCGCAGCGGCTGGCTCTGGGCGATCATGATCGCCGAGCGTGATCTATTGCCCTGCGCAATGGAACGGCGTGCCTTCGAGGTCGGCTTTCTGAGCCGAATTCATCAACGGCTGTGTTCGCTGCAGTGCAATGAGCAACGATTCCGGGATCTGCCTTTGACGCTGTAGGTAAGTAGCTCGAGCCGGTTCAGCCGGCTCGAGCTTTCTGCCTAGCGATAGGCTTTCTTGAGAGACGCGCATTTCCTCTCCGGCCCCTTGAGCCTGGGCGCTTCGCTTGCCGTCCGTGCTGCATGAAAGTCCGGAGGGCGGTCTTGCTGTTTCCCTTCACCCTATCACGGCGTTCTCGCCGTCAAGGGCTGCGCGTGCGGGGCACGCTTGCGGCCAAGCCGGCTTTCGCCCCCTGACTGCTGCGCTGCGTCGTGCTGGTCCGGGATCGGGCAATTCCGCCCGAGTAACCGGAGAACGACCATGTCGCAACCTATCCCAGCTATCGCCGCTACCCTGCTCGTGCGTGACGACCAAGGGTGCTATCTGCCGGCATCTGCCGATCAGATCCTTGAAGCCGCGCGCCAGGCCATTGATTGCAAGCTGCAGCGTGGCGCCAGCTTCACTTCGCCGGATGTGGTCAAGGACTACCTTCGCGCCAAGCTGCCTGGCTTCGAGCGCGAGGTGTTCGCAGTATTGTTCCTGGACGCCAAGCATCGACTGATCCAGTACGTCGAGCTGTTCCAGGGCACCATCGACAGCACAGCGGTGTATCCACGTGAGGTCGTCAAGGAAGCTCTGCGCCTGAATGCGGCCGCGGCGATCATCGCTCACAACCATCCCAGCGGTAATCCAGAGCCCAGCGAAGCGGACAAGTCCATCACCCGGCGCCTCAAGGAAGCGTTGACACTGGTGGATGTGCGCACGCTGGATCACATCATCATCGCAGGAACCCGGTCAGTCTCCTTCGCGGAGCAGGGGCTCATCTGAGCCAAGGGGGCCTGCCCCCCTTTTTTGCAAGATGGGATCAGTTGATCACTTCGGCCGCGGCTTCTTCACGCGCGGCCAAGCTCACGCTCCAGTGCCCACCGTTTTCCTGGACAAGTTGCAGCAGGTCGTAGGTCTTGATCATGTCGAGCAGGCCCGAGTGACCGTATGCGCTGGGAGAAAATGCAGGATCAGTTCGTTTCAGGTATTGCCCCAGAGCGCTCAGGGTGACCTTGCCCTCGCTGGTTCTGGCGGCGAGCAACGACACTGCATCTACCACGAACCTCGGTCTGCGTTTGACCGCGGGCTTTGCGGGTTCAGGCTTGGCGGGTTCGGTCTTCAGGTTGGCGTCAAGCTTGGCGGCAGGTTTCTCGGCCTGCTCCGCAAGTTCTTCGGCGTGCTCGTCTCGGCTCCACTCGAAGAACTGGTCGCTGGCGTTGCGCAGCGCCGCAGGTGTCTTGGACTCACCAACAATGCAGACCGTGGCGCCCCGCTCACGAAGCTTGCGGCACAGGTAGGCGAAGTCGGAGTCGCTGGTGACCAGGCAGAAGGTGTCGACTCGATGATCGAAAAGGGCTTCCAGGGCATCGAGCGCCAACGCGATATCCGATGTGTTCTTACCCGCTGCGTACTGATACTGGAGACATGGCGTGAAGGCCAAGCGCACCAGCGCCTCCTGCCATTTGTTGGCCAGCGATCCGTGGTTTCCATAACCTCTGCGAAGCACCACACGCCCGAACTGGGCAACGACACGCAGCGCGTGTTCCAGAATCTCGGGAGATACGTTGTCGCAATCGACCAGGACCGCGACACGTGTTTCTCCAGGGGGAATGAATACGCCCATCCCTGCTCCTTCTGTTGTCTTTCCGTTTCAGATAGCTGATCGATGCGGAGGAACCAAGCCGTTCCTGGCCATCCTCATTTCAACTGAGTATGCCCAACGGCGAGTGTTGTCGGTACACCCTGCCATCTCTTGAGCAACAAGTTTTCCATTGCGCCGAGGAGATAGCAGCAACGGAACAATGGGGCCGGTCACCACAAGGTGTTGATCTATTCTTCCAGAACAGGGGTTCTTGCCCCCTCAAATTCAAGAAAAATAGCCGGTATCCACCTGGCCGCTGAGCTGGGTGGAGCCTCCGCGATTTTTCCTGATTTTTTCACGACTGCCTTAGTCGCCCTAGTCGGCAGGGGTTCATGCGCAATGCAAGCGCAGAACCCTGAAGACGAAGGAGCGAAAACCATGAGCGAAGCAATCAGGATCTACGTTGCCGACCTGGCCGCCTACAACGCTGGTCAGCTGCACGGTGTCTGGATCGATGCGACCCTGGACCTGGATGATATCCAGGCGGAGGTTGATGCAATGCTGGCAGCCTCACCTGTCGAGGATGCGGAGGAGTACGCCATCCACGACTTCGAGGGCTTCGACGGCTACCGTCTCGACGAGTACGAAGGGCTGCAAGCCGCCCACGATATCGCCTGTTTTGTTGAGGAGTACCCCGACGTTGGTGGCGCCCTGCTCGTCCAGTCCAACGACCTGGAGCAAGCGCGCAAGGTTGCCGAAGAGGACTACTGCGGTTGCTACGCCTCGCTAGCCGACTATGCCCAGGAACTCACTGAGCAGACCACCAGCATTCCTCAACATCTCGCCCACTACATTGACTACCGAGCCATGGCCCGCGACATGGAGATCGGCGGCGACGTGTTCACCCTGGAGACCGGCTTCGAGCAGGTGCACGTGTTCTGGAACAGGTAGCTCAGGCTGAGGGCACCGGGATTGACCCGGTGCCCTTGTTTTTTTTTGCGCCCCTGTCCATTCGGACACCCGCGCGCCCCACCCTGGAAGCTGATCGGGTGCTGCACGCACCCTGCGATCAGCCAGGGGCAGGTGTGCCGAATCGCGGTCGCACATTCGGACCGTTACGGACTTACGAATCTGCACAAATGAGCCAATCCGCTTCTGCGGAACTGCGAATTTGTGGGGAAACGGATTTACGCTTTTACGGAAGTACGGAAAAGCGCCGATGCGTTTTTCAGGTTCCGCGCGAAACCGCAGATCCGTATATCAGCAGCACTGCGACCATGGGCAATTGCGGAGTCGCCTGCCGGGCAGTGTTCGCTCGCGTATATGGGCGCACTGGGTCAGGGTCCTGACCCTTTGGGCATCAATCCATGCCCCGCTCGCCATCGACGTTGCCCAGACCGAACAGAGCATGATCGAGCACGACGGCTACCACACGGTGCTCCTCCCACGTCAACGGAGGACACATGATGCCGCACTCACCCGACCTCTCCCGTCACTCTCGTCTCGTCGATCTCGACTCCCCAGTGCATCGCAAGGCCGGTCCTTTGGCACACGCCATGAGCCCTGCTGCGCGCGATAACGCGGCGCAGATGCCCCAGGCCTCCCCTGCGCCGCGCTACCTCACCAACGACGAAGCTGCGGCCTTTCTGCGCCTTTCACCGCGGACGCTGGAGAAGCAGCGGATGATCGGTGGTGGGCCGCGCTTCCACAAGTTCGGCCGCCGAGTGATGTACGCGCTGACTGATCTCCAAGCCTGGGCCGATGCGCGCAGTTTCGAGACCACCTTCGACCCCGAGTACGTCGACCGCCACCAGGGAGCCAGCCGACATGACCAGTGAAGCTCTCCCCCATGAGTCGCAGCCAATATCCCCAGCCGAAGGAAAACGAGCAGTTGGATCTGTTCCGGGCTCTGCCGGGGGACATGGCACCGCGCGACGCCCAGGACCTGATGGCACATCCGTTCTTCTCGCTGGCCAAGTCGCGACGTACCGTACCCATCGACTTCCGCTCCGGCGGCGTGACGGTACGTGTGGAGGGCACGCTGGAGCATGGCATCGCCACGATCTGGGATGCCGACATCCTGATCTGGGCGGCCAGCCAGATCGTCGAGGCGCGCGATGCGGGCATCCCCACTTCGCGCCTGATGCGGGCGACACCTTACGAGATCCTGCGCTTCATCGGCCGTGGTACGTCGCTGCGCGATTACCAGCGGCTGAAGGCCGCCCTGGATCGACTGCAATCGACCAGCGTGGCCACCTCGATCCGCGAGGCCACTGGACGGCGCCTGCACCGCTTCTCCTGGATCAACGAGTGGAAGGAGCTGGCCGCTGCGGATGGCCGCCCGCTAGGCATCGAGCTGATCCTGCCCGACTGGTTCTACAGCGGGGTGATCGACCAGGCCCTGGTGCTCACCATCGACCCGGCCTACTTCCGACTCACCGGCGGCATCGAGCGCTGGCTGTACCGTCTGGTACGCAAGCATGGCGGGAGGCAGGAGGATGGCTGGCAGTTCGACTTTCGTCACCTGCATCGCAAGTCGGGGAGCATGGCGCGCTACTCGGACTTCGCCTTCGACCTGCGCGCCCTTGTCGCTCGGCAATCGTTACCGGGCTACCAGTTGGGCATCGTGCATCTGCCACCCTCGACCGAGCTGCTGGCCTTCCGTCCCGTGCCGTAGACGGCACGGGGATATCCTGCGGGCAAGCTGTGAATTCACTCGTGCTATCAGGCGCAACCCGGCTCGTGCTATCGGGAGTACGACTCTCGTGCCATCAGGAGTATGGATGCCCCTGCAGGCCACGTCTGGCGGGACCTCCAGCTGCCCTTAACTCTACTAACTCAAAAGCTCTAACTTCTTGTTGGGCGGGCGCCCCGTTGTGGACGAGCGCTGACGGCCACTGCATGGTCGGGGAGATCCGACCATGATCGTTGCCCTGCTGAACCAGAAAGGCGGGGTCGGCAAGACCACCCTGGCCACCCATATCGCCGGCGAACTGGCCATGCGTGGCCACAACGTGATTCTGCTCGATGCCGACCCGCAGGGGTCAGCACTGGACTGGACACAGCGACGCAGCCAGCAGGGCTTGCCCAGGCTGTTCAGCGCCGTAGGCCTGGCACGGGAGACCCTGCACCAGGAAGCGCCGGAGCTGGCGCGACGCGCTGATCATGTGATCATCGACGGCCCTCCACGTATCGCCGCCCTCGCCCGCTCGGCGTTGCTGGCCGCCGATCGCGTGTTGATCCCGGTGCAGCCCAGCCCCTATGACCTGTGGGCCAGCGCGGAGATGGTCAGTTTGATTCGCGAAGCGCAGGTGTTTCGGCCGACCCTGCGCGCGGCGTTCGCCATCAACCGGCGCATCAGTACCACGGTGATCGGTCGGGAAGCCCGCGGCGCACTGGCAGACCAACCGTTACCGGCCCTGCAGGCCGAGGTACGCCAGCGCATCGTGTTCGCCGAGAGTGTGGCGGCCGGCCGACTGGCACGCGAGCTGGCACCGGATAGTGCCGCCGCACGCGAGGTCAGCAGCCTGGTGGACGAGCTCTTGCGGTGGTCGCCATGAGCGGCAAGCACATCGGTATCGGAGCGCGTCCAATGGCCAACCCACAAGCCGAGGCCTGGATACG contains the following coding sequences:
- a CDS encoding LasR-specific antiactivator QslA, whose protein sequence is MNEGVMTCLPPHDGHPGMEIIWAADCRQAFNQGVGLAQTWLDNARSGWLWAIMIAERDLLPCAMERRAFEVGFLSRIHQRLCSLQCNEQRFRDLPLTL
- a CDS encoding replication initiator protein A, encoding MSRSQYPQPKENEQLDLFRALPGDMAPRDAQDLMAHPFFSLAKSRRTVPIDFRSGGVTVRVEGTLEHGIATIWDADILIWAASQIVEARDAGIPTSRLMRATPYEILRFIGRGTSLRDYQRLKAALDRLQSTSVATSIREATGRRLHRFSWINEWKELAAADGRPLGIELILPDWFYSGVIDQALVLTIDPAYFRLTGGIERWLYRLVRKHGGRQEDGWQFDFRHLHRKSGSMARYSDFAFDLRALVARQSLPGYQLGIVHLPPSTELLAFRPVP
- a CDS encoding antirestriction protein ArdA; the encoded protein is MSEAIRIYVADLAAYNAGQLHGVWIDATLDLDDIQAEVDAMLAASPVEDAEEYAIHDFEGFDGYRLDEYEGLQAAHDIACFVEEYPDVGGALLVQSNDLEQARKVAEEDYCGCYASLADYAQELTEQTTSIPQHLAHYIDYRAMARDMEIGGDVFTLETGFEQVHVFWNR
- a CDS encoding helix-turn-helix domain-containing protein produces the protein MPHSPDLSRHSRLVDLDSPVHRKAGPLAHAMSPAARDNAAQMPQASPAPRYLTNDEAAAFLRLSPRTLEKQRMIGGGPRFHKFGRRVMYALTDLQAWADARSFETTFDPEYVDRHQGASRHDQ
- the parA gene encoding ParA family partition ATPase; translated protein: MIVALLNQKGGVGKTTLATHIAGELAMRGHNVILLDADPQGSALDWTQRRSQQGLPRLFSAVGLARETLHQEAPELARRADHVIIDGPPRIAALARSALLAADRVLIPVQPSPYDLWASAEMVSLIREAQVFRPTLRAAFAINRRISTTVIGREARGALADQPLPALQAEVRQRIVFAESVAAGRLARELAPDSAAAREVSSLVDELLRWSP
- a CDS encoding NYN domain-containing protein codes for the protein MGVFIPPGETRVAVLVDCDNVSPEILEHALRVVAQFGRVVLRRGYGNHGSLANKWQEALVRLAFTPCLQYQYAAGKNTSDIALALDALEALFDHRVDTFCLVTSDSDFAYLCRKLRERGATVCIVGESKTPAALRNASDQFFEWSRDEHAEELAEQAEKPAAKLDANLKTEPAKPEPAKPAVKRRPRFVVDAVSLLAARTSEGKVTLSALGQYLKRTDPAFSPSAYGHSGLLDMIKTYDLLQLVQENGGHWSVSLAAREEAAAEVIN
- the radC gene encoding DNA repair protein RadC, with protein sequence MSQPIPAIAATLLVRDDQGCYLPASADQILEAARQAIDCKLQRGASFTSPDVVKDYLRAKLPGFEREVFAVLFLDAKHRLIQYVELFQGTIDSTAVYPREVVKEALRLNAAAAIIAHNHPSGNPEPSEADKSITRRLKEALTLVDVRTLDHIIIAGTRSVSFAEQGLI